A genomic window from Nocardioides rotundus includes:
- the ppdK gene encoding pyruvate, phosphate dikinase: MTGYVHDFAEGDKDQKDLLGGKGANLAEMTNIGLPVPPGFTIDTEACRAYLAEGGFPDGLPEEVTEHLTALERTMGRQLGAADDPLLVSVRSGAKFSMPGMMETVLNVGLNDESVGGLAASSDSERFAWDSYRRLLQMFGGTVLDIDGQLFSEALEARKQEKGSDSDLDLDVEDLQALVEQFKTIIRDETGRDFPQDPREQLDLAIKAVFDSWNTDRARLYRRQERIPEDLGTAVNVQAMVFGNFGMDSGSGVAFTRDPASGDQGVYGDYLQNAQGEDVVAGIRNTVSLADFAEIDRTSYDELLEIMKRLEEHYRDMCDIEFTVERGKLWMLQTRVGKRTAEAAFRIGRHMTDEGLIDTDEAVRRVTGAQLASLMFPRFDEDADRDLLTVGVNASPGAAVGKAVFDSPTAVEWAANGEDVILVRKETNPDDLSGMVAARGILTSRGGKTSHAAVVARGMGRTCVSGADDLEVDAAAKRFTVDGGTVIEEGDTLSIDGTTGEVFAGAVPVVDSVVVRHFEGDDSEDDLIEAVDLVMTRADDARRLRVRANADTAEDAARARRFGAEGIGLCRTEHMFLGERRQLVEDLIIAEDEAGQEAALAALLPLQREDFAGILEAMDGLPVTIRLIDPPLHEFLPELTELSVEIAVADATGEQVEEKKRTLLAAVQRLHEQNPMLGLRGVRLGIQIPGLFEMQARAILEAAADRLDAGGDPRPEIMVPLVASVRELDVVKRHIEAVARDVAERRGREIPHQVGTMIELPRAAFLADRIAKSAEFFSFGTNDLTQMSWGFSRDDVESSFFSAYLDNGIFDVSPFESLDTLGVGAFVRMGTEKGRETRPDLKVGVCGEHGGDPASIHFFHSVGLDYVSCSPFRVPVARLEAGRANLDAD; encoded by the coding sequence ATGACGGGCTACGTGCACGACTTCGCCGAGGGCGACAAGGACCAGAAGGACCTGCTGGGCGGCAAGGGCGCCAACCTGGCCGAGATGACCAACATCGGGCTGCCGGTGCCGCCCGGGTTCACCATCGACACCGAGGCCTGTCGCGCCTACCTCGCCGAGGGCGGCTTCCCCGACGGGCTGCCCGAGGAGGTCACCGAGCACCTCACGGCCCTGGAGAGGACGATGGGCCGCCAGCTCGGCGCCGCCGACGACCCACTCCTGGTCAGCGTGCGCTCGGGCGCGAAGTTCTCCATGCCCGGGATGATGGAGACGGTCCTCAACGTCGGGCTCAACGACGAGTCCGTGGGCGGTCTGGCCGCCAGCAGCGACAGCGAGCGCTTCGCCTGGGACTCCTACCGTCGGCTGCTGCAGATGTTCGGCGGCACCGTCCTCGACATCGACGGGCAGCTGTTCTCCGAGGCGCTGGAGGCCCGCAAGCAGGAGAAGGGCAGCGACTCCGACCTGGACCTCGACGTCGAGGACCTGCAGGCGCTGGTCGAGCAGTTCAAGACGATCATCCGCGACGAGACCGGCCGCGACTTCCCGCAGGACCCGCGCGAGCAGCTCGACCTGGCGATCAAGGCCGTCTTCGACTCCTGGAACACCGACCGGGCCCGCCTCTATCGCCGCCAGGAGCGGATCCCCGAGGATCTCGGCACCGCGGTGAACGTGCAGGCCATGGTCTTCGGCAACTTCGGCATGGACTCCGGCTCCGGCGTCGCCTTCACCCGCGACCCCGCCAGCGGCGACCAGGGCGTCTACGGCGACTACCTGCAGAACGCCCAGGGCGAGGACGTCGTCGCGGGCATCCGCAACACCGTCTCGCTGGCGGACTTCGCCGAGATCGACCGGACGTCCTATGACGAGCTCCTGGAGATCATGAAGCGGCTCGAGGAGCACTACCGCGACATGTGCGACATCGAGTTCACCGTCGAGCGCGGCAAGCTGTGGATGCTCCAGACCCGGGTCGGCAAGCGCACCGCGGAGGCGGCCTTCCGGATCGGCCGGCACATGACCGACGAGGGCCTCATCGACACCGACGAGGCAGTACGCCGGGTCACCGGCGCGCAGCTGGCCTCGCTGATGTTCCCCCGCTTCGACGAGGACGCCGACCGCGACCTGCTGACCGTGGGGGTGAACGCCTCCCCCGGGGCCGCCGTCGGCAAGGCGGTCTTCGACTCCCCCACCGCGGTGGAGTGGGCCGCCAACGGCGAGGACGTGATCCTGGTCCGCAAGGAGACCAACCCCGACGACCTGTCCGGGATGGTCGCCGCACGCGGCATCCTCACCAGCCGCGGCGGCAAGACCTCGCACGCCGCGGTCGTGGCCCGCGGCATGGGTCGCACCTGCGTCTCCGGGGCCGACGATCTGGAGGTCGACGCCGCGGCGAAGCGCTTCACCGTCGACGGCGGAACCGTGATCGAGGAGGGCGACACCCTCTCCATCGACGGCACGACCGGCGAGGTGTTCGCCGGGGCCGTGCCCGTCGTCGACTCCGTCGTGGTGCGGCACTTCGAGGGCGACGACTCCGAGGACGACCTGATCGAGGCGGTCGACCTGGTGATGACCCGGGCCGACGACGCCCGGCGGCTGAGGGTGCGGGCCAACGCGGACACCGCCGAGGACGCCGCCCGCGCACGCCGGTTCGGCGCCGAGGGGATCGGGCTGTGCCGGACCGAGCACATGTTCCTCGGCGAGCGCCGCCAGCTGGTCGAGGACCTGATCATCGCCGAGGACGAGGCGGGCCAGGAGGCCGCTCTCGCGGCCCTGCTGCCCCTGCAGCGCGAGGACTTCGCCGGGATCCTCGAGGCGATGGACGGCCTGCCGGTCACGATCCGGCTGATCGACCCGCCCCTGCACGAGTTCCTGCCCGAGCTGACCGAGCTCTCGGTGGAGATCGCGGTCGCCGACGCCACGGGCGAGCAGGTGGAGGAGAAGAAGCGCACCCTGCTGGCCGCCGTACAACGCCTGCACGAGCAGAACCCGATGCTGGGCCTGCGCGGCGTGCGCCTGGGCATCCAGATCCCGGGCCTGTTCGAGATGCAGGCGCGGGCGATCCTGGAGGCGGCGGCGGACCGGCTCGACGCGGGCGGCGACCCACGGCCGGAGATCATGGTCCCGCTGGTCGCCAGCGTGCGGGAGCTCGACGTGGTCAAGCGGCACATCGAGGCGGTCGCCCGCGACGTCGCCGAGCGGCGTGGCCGGGAGATCCCGCACCAGGTCGGCACCATGATCGAGCTGCCCCGTGCGGCGTTCCTCGCCGACCGGATCGCCAAGAGCGCGGAGTTCTTCTCCTTCGGCACCAACGACCTGACCCAGATGTCGTGGGGCTTCTCCCGTGACGACGTGGAGTCATCGTTCTTCTCCGCCTACCTCGACAACGGCATCTTCGACGTCTCACCGTTCGAGTCGCTGGACACCCTCGGCGTCGGCGCATTCGTCCGGATGGGCACCGAGAAGGGCCGCGAGACCCGGCCCGACCTCAAGGTCGGCGTGTGCGGCGAGCACGGCGGCGACCCGGCCTCGATCCACTTCTTCCACAGCGTCGGGCTGGACTACGTCTCGTGCTCGCCGTTCCGGGTCCCGGTCGCCCGGCTGGAGGCCGGCCGGGCCAACCTCGACGCGGACTGA
- a CDS encoding maltokinase N-terminal cap-like domain-containing protein, whose protein sequence is MTALADYVTAARWFGGKGRPARVAGTRRVGRIGHGTDPVVVVDLVEVEYDDGGEPELYQLPLALYPAPQDRLEHALVGSWEDPEHGAVHAYDAIHDRDAMAAWLAELDRTPEADSAESLRPETPGLSFHRLPGHDLDVTTHSTPFSGEQSNSSVMFGEDALLKVFRKVTPGRNPDIAVHDVLTRAGSDHVAALYGWVSSGDVDLAMLQEFLRTATDGWDLALASVRNLFAEGDLHADEVGGDFAGEAARLGTALAEVHATLAEEFPTRERGPEQMRELAEAMNRRLDEALPVAPALAEHEAALRAAYDDVANHPGDRAQQVHGDLHLGQTLRTVHGWKIVDFEGEPAKPLAERVLPDSPWRDVAGVLRSFDYAPQVVAMGLGDGHDEAERQRRFRAEEWSTRNRAAFLDAYAGGRQLTDAEQALLTAYVADKAVYETVYETRNRPAWVDVPLAAIGRELSAGGAA, encoded by the coding sequence ATGACCGCGCTCGCCGACTATGTGACGGCCGCGCGCTGGTTCGGCGGCAAGGGCCGCCCCGCGCGGGTCGCCGGCACGCGCCGGGTCGGACGGATCGGCCACGGCACCGACCCGGTCGTGGTCGTCGACCTGGTCGAGGTGGAGTACGACGACGGCGGGGAGCCGGAGCTCTACCAGCTCCCGCTCGCCCTCTACCCAGCACCGCAGGACCGGCTCGAGCACGCGCTGGTGGGCTCCTGGGAGGACCCCGAGCACGGGGCGGTGCACGCCTACGACGCGATCCACGACCGGGACGCGATGGCGGCCTGGCTGGCCGAGCTGGACCGGACGCCCGAGGCGGACTCCGCGGAGTCGCTGCGGCCGGAGACGCCGGGGCTGTCCTTCCACCGGCTGCCCGGCCACGACCTGGACGTCACCACGCACTCGACCCCGTTCTCCGGGGAGCAGTCGAACTCCTCGGTGATGTTCGGCGAGGACGCGCTGTTGAAGGTCTTCCGCAAGGTCACCCCCGGTCGCAACCCCGACATCGCGGTGCACGACGTGCTGACCCGTGCCGGGTCCGACCACGTCGCCGCCCTCTACGGCTGGGTCTCCAGCGGGGACGTGGACCTGGCGATGCTGCAGGAGTTCCTGCGCACGGCGACCGACGGGTGGGATCTCGCCCTGGCCAGCGTGCGCAACCTGTTCGCCGAGGGCGACCTGCACGCCGACGAGGTCGGCGGCGACTTCGCCGGCGAGGCGGCTCGCCTGGGCACGGCGCTGGCCGAGGTGCACGCCACGCTGGCCGAGGAGTTCCCCACGCGGGAGCGGGGGCCCGAGCAGATGCGCGAGCTGGCCGAGGCGATGAACCGCCGGCTGGACGAGGCGCTGCCGGTGGCGCCGGCGCTCGCCGAGCACGAGGCGGCACTGCGGGCGGCCTACGACGACGTGGCCAACCACCCCGGGGACCGGGCCCAGCAGGTGCACGGCGACCTGCACCTGGGGCAGACCCTGCGGACGGTGCACGGGTGGAAGATCGTGGACTTCGAGGGCGAGCCGGCCAAGCCGCTGGCCGAGCGGGTGCTGCCCGACTCCCCCTGGCGCGACGTCGCGGGGGTGCTGCGCTCCTTCGACTACGCCCCGCAGGTGGTGGCGATGGGCCTGGGCGACGGGCACGACGAGGCCGAGCGGCAGCGGCGCTTCCGGGCCGAGGAGTGGTCGACCCGCAACCGCGCCGCGTTCCTGGACGCCTACGCCGGCGGGCGACAGCTCACCGACGCCGAGCAGGCTCTGCTGACGGCGTACGTCGCGGACAAGGCCGTCTACGAGACCGTGTACGAGACGCGCAATCGACCCGCCTGGGTCGACGTACCCCTGGCGGCCATCGGCCGCGAGCTCAGCGCTGGAGGTGCTGCATGA
- a CDS encoding alpha/beta fold hydrolase — protein sequence MSEEPQQADPTCLVFLPALGQLPTDWQDQVVAVPTDWRCWVPWLRGLKPTDRGTFDLDAAVGDLVSFLETHGVRRTHVVGLSLGALVAARLAAQHPELVDRLVLAGQYDAPSRSAVRAQRRALKLTPRRVLAGRHLDKDRLLAALAELERLDPAGDRERVHAPTLDLPGPERMNQQDPQAFNQAVLDFLRDPG from the coding sequence ATGAGCGAGGAGCCGCAGCAGGCCGACCCCACCTGCCTGGTCTTCCTGCCCGCACTGGGCCAGCTCCCGACCGACTGGCAGGACCAGGTCGTCGCCGTACCCACCGACTGGCGCTGCTGGGTCCCCTGGCTGCGCGGACTCAAGCCCACCGACCGGGGCACCTTCGATCTCGACGCCGCCGTCGGCGACCTGGTGAGCTTCCTGGAGACCCACGGGGTGCGCCGTACCCACGTCGTCGGCCTCTCCCTCGGCGCCCTGGTCGCCGCGCGGCTCGCGGCCCAGCACCCCGAGCTGGTGGACCGGCTGGTCCTGGCCGGGCAGTACGACGCCCCGTCGCGCTCGGCGGTCCGGGCCCAGCGCCGCGCCCTCAAGCTGACCCCGCGGCGGGTCCTGGCCGGCCGGCACCTGGACAAGGACCGGCTGCTGGCGGCCCTGGCGGAGCTCGAGCGGCTCGACCCGGCCGGCGACCGTGAGCGGGTGCATGCCCCGACCCTGGACCTCCCCGGGCCGGAGCGGATGAACCAGCAGGACCCGCAGGCGTTCAACCAGGCGGTGCTGGACTTCCTCCGCGACCCCGGCTAG
- a CDS encoding NUDIX hydrolase, whose translation MTDQPTLTDGVVTLRPWREEDVEAAVAGHDEEIRLWFGWKPEDITSERQLQAIEEWREDWGKGRRRAAFAIEHDDELVGSVEVDRSTDSVGSVSWALYAGRRGRGYAVRAVRVLVDWALSEEDQGGLGLQRVEARIDPRNASSTRVATRAGLRREGERRLVPGMGDRADATAMAIYARLSTDPPLTEPESFRALLNSFLPRKRAIAQMLVRDTDDRVLLCQLTYKRDWDLPGGVVEVGESPQLAVSREIVEELGLEIPAGELLLTDWLPPWGGWDDALCLVFDGGRHEPGILDDVVRQEREIRTAEFCTPEQVEERCTDFTARRVAAALRSTGSDYTESGR comes from the coding sequence ATGACCGACCAGCCGACCCTCACCGACGGTGTGGTGACCCTGCGACCCTGGCGCGAGGAGGACGTCGAGGCGGCGGTCGCCGGGCACGACGAGGAGATCCGGCTCTGGTTCGGCTGGAAGCCCGAGGACATCACCTCCGAGCGCCAACTGCAGGCGATCGAGGAGTGGCGCGAGGACTGGGGCAAGGGCCGGCGCCGGGCCGCCTTCGCGATCGAGCACGACGACGAGCTGGTCGGCAGCGTCGAGGTCGACCGCTCCACGGACAGCGTCGGCAGCGTGAGCTGGGCGCTGTACGCCGGGCGGAGGGGTCGCGGGTACGCCGTACGCGCCGTCCGGGTGCTGGTCGACTGGGCCCTCAGCGAGGAGGACCAGGGCGGACTCGGCCTGCAGCGGGTGGAGGCCCGGATCGACCCGCGCAACGCCTCCAGCACCCGGGTCGCGACCCGCGCCGGGCTGCGCCGGGAGGGCGAGCGGCGGCTGGTCCCCGGCATGGGCGACCGGGCCGACGCCACCGCCATGGCGATCTACGCCCGGCTCTCCACCGACCCGCCACTGACCGAGCCGGAGAGCTTCCGCGCGCTGCTCAACTCCTTCCTGCCCCGCAAGCGGGCGATCGCCCAGATGCTGGTGCGCGACACCGATGACCGCGTGCTGCTGTGCCAGCTGACCTACAAGCGCGACTGGGATCTGCCCGGGGGCGTCGTCGAGGTCGGCGAGTCCCCCCAGCTCGCGGTCTCCCGCGAGATCGTCGAGGAGCTCGGCCTGGAGATCCCCGCCGGCGAGCTGCTGCTCACCGACTGGCTGCCGCCGTGGGGCGGCTGGGACGACGCGCTCTGCCTGGTCTTCGACGGCGGCCGGCACGAGCCCGGCATCCTGGACGACGTCGTGCGCCAGGAGCGGGAGATCCGCACCGCCGAGTTCTGCACGCCGGAGCAGGTCGAGGAGCGGTGCACCGACTTCACCGCCCGCCGGGTCGCGGCCGCGCTGCGCAGCACGGGCAGCGACTACACGGAGTCCGGCCGATGA
- the treS gene encoding maltose alpha-D-glucosyltransferase → MAVLGEEPDWFKGAVFYEVLVRSFRDSNGDGVGDFKGLTEKLDYLHWLGVDCLWVPPFFTSPLRDGGYDVADYTDILPECGTVEDFREFVAQAHERGIRVIIDFVMNHTSDQHQWFQESRRDPDGPYGDYYVWSDSDDLYQDARIIFVDTEPSNWTWDPVRQQYYWHRFFHHQPDLNFDNPKVQQEMLDAMQFWLDMGLDGFRLDAVPYLYERPGTNGENLPETHDMLKRVRSFVDENYPGTVLLCEANQWPADVVEYFGDTAVGGDECHMAFHFPVMPRLFMGVRRESRYPISEILEQTPQIPEGCQWGIFLRNHDELTLEMVTDEDRDYMWAEYAKDPRMKANIGIRRRLAPLLDNDQNQIELFTAMLLSLPGSPVLYYGDEIGMGDNIWLGDRDGVRTPMQWTPDRNAGFSTATPGRLHLPAVQDPVYGYAGVNVEAQLENPSSLLQWTRRMVHARKQHPAFGRGTFVDLGGSNPSVFSYAREFTPTEDPESGTDVIVCVNNLSRFPQPVELDLRRWEGMVPVELLGGVPFPAIGELPYLLTLGSYGFYWFRLTQAPGGHA, encoded by the coding sequence CTGGCGGTGCTCGGCGAGGAGCCGGACTGGTTCAAGGGCGCGGTGTTCTACGAGGTCCTGGTCCGCTCCTTCCGCGACTCCAACGGCGACGGCGTCGGCGACTTCAAGGGGCTGACCGAGAAGCTGGACTACCTGCACTGGCTGGGCGTGGACTGCCTGTGGGTGCCGCCGTTCTTCACCTCGCCGCTGCGTGACGGCGGGTACGACGTCGCCGACTACACCGACATCCTCCCCGAGTGCGGGACGGTCGAGGACTTCCGGGAGTTCGTCGCGCAGGCGCACGAGCGCGGCATCCGGGTGATCATCGACTTCGTCATGAACCACACCAGCGACCAGCACCAGTGGTTCCAGGAGTCGCGGCGCGACCCGGACGGGCCCTACGGCGACTACTACGTCTGGTCCGACTCCGACGACCTCTACCAGGACGCCCGGATCATCTTCGTCGACACCGAGCCGTCGAACTGGACCTGGGACCCGGTCCGCCAGCAGTACTACTGGCACCGGTTCTTCCACCACCAGCCCGACCTCAACTTCGACAACCCGAAGGTCCAGCAGGAGATGCTGGACGCGATGCAGTTCTGGCTGGACATGGGCCTGGACGGCTTCCGGCTGGACGCGGTGCCCTACCTCTACGAGCGGCCCGGCACCAACGGCGAGAACCTGCCCGAGACCCACGACATGCTCAAGCGGGTCCGCAGCTTCGTCGACGAGAACTACCCCGGCACGGTGCTGCTGTGCGAGGCGAACCAGTGGCCGGCCGACGTGGTGGAGTACTTCGGCGACACCGCCGTCGGCGGCGACGAGTGCCACATGGCCTTCCACTTCCCCGTCATGCCGCGGCTGTTCATGGGCGTGCGCCGCGAGTCGCGCTACCCCATCTCGGAGATCCTCGAGCAGACCCCGCAGATCCCCGAGGGCTGCCAGTGGGGCATCTTCCTGCGCAACCACGACGAGCTGACCCTGGAGATGGTCACCGACGAGGACCGCGACTACATGTGGGCGGAGTACGCCAAGGACCCGCGGATGAAGGCCAACATCGGCATCCGCCGCCGGCTCGCCCCGCTGCTGGACAACGACCAGAACCAGATCGAGCTGTTCACCGCGATGCTGCTCTCGCTGCCCGGCTCCCCCGTCCTCTACTACGGCGACGAGATCGGGATGGGCGACAACATCTGGCTGGGCGACCGGGACGGCGTACGCACGCCGATGCAGTGGACCCCCGACCGCAACGCGGGGTTCTCCACCGCCACGCCCGGGCGGCTGCACCTGCCGGCGGTGCAGGACCCGGTCTACGGCTACGCCGGGGTGAACGTCGAGGCACAGCTGGAGAACCCGTCCTCGCTGCTGCAGTGGACCCGGCGGATGGTGCACGCGCGCAAGCAGCACCCCGCGTTCGGCCGCGGCACGTTCGTCGACCTCGGTGGGTCGAACCCGTCGGTGTTCTCCTACGCCCGGGAGTTCACCCCCACGGAGGACCCGGAGTCGGGCACCGACGTGATCGTGTGTGTCAACAACCTGAGCCGCTTCCCCCAGCCGGTCGAGCTCGACCTGCGGCGCTGGGAGGGGATGGTCCCGGTGGAGCTGCTCGGCGGGGTCCCCTTCCCCGCGATCGGGGAGCTGCCGTACCTGCTGACGCTCGGCAGCTACGGCTTCTACTGGTTCCGGCTCACCCAGGCTCCGGGAGGACACGCATGA
- a CDS encoding type IV toxin-antitoxin system AbiEi family antitoxin domain-containing protein: MDRLIALAAERGFFTRKDARASGLSDREVAATIRAGVWVRIRHGYYTTPDAWTALTPEGRHLVRGRAVLDAMGDSVCLSHVSALVAHGIATWGMDLTRVHVTRLDKGRPRVEGDVVHHLAQVPDDDLTRAAGMNVTSVDRALIEAGSLATAESALVSFDSALHADDLSPDELKERFDRMRHWPRTRHLHVPIRMASPRRESPGESRGFWMFWANNIPAPVCQYEVWEDGILIGTTDFAWPAHGQLGEFDGTIKYTRLLKPGEDASQVVVREKRREDELRRVTDFGMMRFIWSDYDRPGQTCHRLRQRLERKAG; the protein is encoded by the coding sequence ATGGATCGACTGATTGCCCTGGCCGCAGAGCGCGGGTTCTTCACCCGCAAGGACGCACGGGCGAGCGGCTTGTCCGACCGGGAGGTTGCGGCGACCATCCGGGCAGGTGTCTGGGTTCGGATCCGCCATGGCTACTACACGACCCCGGATGCCTGGACCGCGCTCACTCCGGAGGGACGGCACCTGGTTCGTGGTCGCGCGGTCTTGGACGCGATGGGAGACAGCGTCTGCCTCAGCCATGTCTCGGCGCTGGTGGCACACGGCATCGCGACCTGGGGCATGGACCTCACTCGCGTGCACGTCACCCGTCTGGACAAGGGCAGGCCGCGGGTCGAAGGGGACGTGGTCCACCACCTCGCTCAAGTGCCCGACGACGACCTCACGCGGGCTGCGGGGATGAACGTGACATCTGTGGACCGCGCTCTGATCGAGGCGGGCTCCCTGGCCACGGCGGAGAGCGCTCTGGTCTCCTTCGACTCCGCTCTTCACGCCGACGACCTCTCGCCCGACGAGCTCAAGGAGCGGTTCGACCGGATGCGGCACTGGCCGCGGACTCGGCACTTGCACGTCCCGATCCGCATGGCCAGTCCACGCCGCGAGAGTCCGGGCGAATCGCGAGGCTTCTGGATGTTCTGGGCGAACAACATCCCCGCGCCGGTCTGTCAGTACGAAGTGTGGGAGGACGGCATCCTCATCGGAACGACCGACTTCGCCTGGCCGGCTCACGGTCAGCTGGGTGAGTTCGACGGGACCATCAAGTACACCCGCCTCCTCAAGCCCGGCGAGGACGCGTCGCAGGTGGTCGTGCGCGAAAAGCGCCGCGAGGACGAGCTGCGACGGGTGACCGACTTCGGGATGATGCGCTTCATCTGGTCCGACTACGACCGCCCCGGCCAGACCTGTCATCGCCTGCGTCAGCGTCTTGAACGCAAGGCGGGATAG
- the glgB gene encoding 1,4-alpha-glucan branching protein GlgB has translation MTIEPALLDQLAAGEYGDPHGLLGAHAGEDGVTIRTFKPLASSVVAVTDRGEVELTHEHAGVWSGVVPGDTVPDYRIRVAYDGPAVEVDDPYRYLPTVGETDLHLINEGRHEELWKVLGAHVRHYDNGVSGTSFAVWAPHARGVRVKGDFNHWDGREHPMRQLGSSGVWELFVPGIGHGEHYKYAVLGADGQWRDKADPMAFHAEVPPRTSSRVYESTYEWGDQDWMAARDSRNPLQRPMATYEMHLASWRRGRTYRELADELVPYLTDLGFTHVEFMPVMQHPFGGSWGYHVTGYYAADSRLGDPDDLRYLIDRLHQAGIGVILDWVPGHFATDEWALPRFDGTPLYEDPNPQRGWHREWGSYIFNFGRHEVRNFLYANALFWLEEFHADGLRVDGVASMLYLDYSREEGEWTPNRYGGRENLEAVQFLQEMNATVYRRVPGAVTIAEESTAWPGVTSPTDAGGLGFGFKWNMGWMHDTLGYLANEPIYRQYHHGQMTFPLVYSFSENYVLPISHDEVVHGKGSLLRKMPGDRWQELATVRAYLAYMWAHPGKQLLFMGSEFGQEAEWAESRELDWWLPDHPEHAGVQAAVRDINRVYAETPALWERDSDPAGFSWIDADDAGRNVLSFIRRAPDSPDLVCVSNFSAVPHSGFRLGLPSAGTWQEVVNTDAEAYTGSGVGNLGSIEAVPEPYGGQPASAEIVVPPLATLWFRRA, from the coding sequence ATGACGATCGAGCCTGCCCTGCTGGACCAGCTCGCCGCGGGCGAGTACGGCGACCCCCACGGCCTGCTCGGCGCCCACGCCGGCGAGGACGGGGTGACCATCCGGACGTTCAAGCCGCTGGCCTCCTCGGTGGTCGCGGTGACCGACCGCGGCGAGGTCGAGCTGACCCACGAGCACGCGGGGGTGTGGTCGGGCGTGGTGCCTGGCGACACCGTGCCGGACTACCGGATCCGGGTCGCCTACGACGGGCCCGCGGTCGAGGTGGACGACCCGTACCGCTACCTGCCCACGGTCGGGGAGACCGATCTGCACCTGATCAACGAGGGCCGCCACGAGGAGCTGTGGAAGGTCCTCGGGGCGCACGTGCGGCACTACGACAACGGGGTCAGCGGCACGTCCTTCGCGGTGTGGGCGCCGCATGCGCGCGGCGTGCGGGTGAAGGGCGACTTCAACCACTGGGACGGCCGCGAGCACCCGATGCGGCAACTGGGGTCCTCGGGGGTGTGGGAGCTGTTCGTGCCCGGGATCGGCCACGGCGAGCACTACAAGTACGCCGTCCTCGGCGCCGACGGCCAGTGGCGGGACAAGGCCGACCCGATGGCCTTCCACGCCGAGGTGCCGCCGCGGACGTCGTCGCGGGTCTATGAGTCGACCTACGAGTGGGGCGACCAGGACTGGATGGCCGCCCGCGACTCCCGCAACCCGCTGCAGCGGCCGATGGCGACCTACGAGATGCACCTGGCGTCGTGGCGGCGTGGGCGGACCTACCGGGAGCTGGCCGACGAGCTGGTGCCCTACCTGACCGACCTCGGCTTCACGCACGTGGAGTTCATGCCGGTGATGCAGCACCCGTTCGGCGGGTCGTGGGGCTACCACGTGACCGGCTACTACGCCGCGGACTCGCGGCTGGGCGACCCCGACGACCTGCGCTACCTCATCGACCGGCTGCACCAGGCCGGCATCGGGGTGATCCTGGACTGGGTGCCCGGCCACTTCGCGACCGACGAGTGGGCGCTTCCCCGCTTCGACGGGACGCCGCTGTACGAGGACCCCAACCCGCAGCGCGGCTGGCACCGCGAGTGGGGCTCCTACATCTTCAACTTCGGCCGGCACGAGGTGCGCAACTTCCTCTACGCCAACGCGCTGTTCTGGCTGGAGGAGTTCCACGCCGACGGGCTGCGGGTCGACGGCGTGGCGTCGATGCTCTATCTGGACTACTCGCGCGAGGAGGGCGAGTGGACGCCGAACCGGTACGGCGGCCGGGAGAACCTCGAGGCGGTGCAGTTCCTCCAGGAGATGAACGCCACCGTCTATCGGCGGGTCCCCGGCGCGGTCACGATCGCCGAGGAGTCGACCGCCTGGCCCGGCGTCACCAGCCCCACCGACGCCGGTGGGCTGGGCTTCGGGTTCAAGTGGAACATGGGCTGGATGCACGACACTCTGGGCTACCTGGCCAACGAGCCGATCTACCGGCAGTACCACCACGGCCAGATGACCTTCCCGCTCGTGTACTCCTTCTCGGAGAACTACGTGCTGCCGATCAGCCACGACGAGGTCGTGCACGGCAAGGGGTCGCTGCTGCGCAAGATGCCGGGCGACCGATGGCAGGAGCTGGCGACCGTGCGCGCCTACCTGGCCTACATGTGGGCGCACCCGGGCAAGCAGCTGCTGTTCATGGGCTCGGAGTTCGGCCAGGAGGCCGAGTGGGCGGAGTCCCGCGAGCTGGACTGGTGGCTGCCCGACCACCCCGAGCACGCGGGCGTGCAGGCCGCGGTGCGCGACATCAACCGGGTGTACGCGGAGACCCCCGCGCTGTGGGAGCGCGACTCCGACCCGGCCGGGTTCTCCTGGATCGACGCCGACGACGCGGGGCGCAACGTGCTCTCCTTCATCCGGCGCGCCCCGGACTCCCCCGACCTGGTCTGTGTGTCGAACTTCTCGGCCGTCCCGCACTCCGGCTTCCGCCTGGGCCTGCCCTCGGCCGGCACCTGGCAGGAGGTGGTCAACACCGACGCCGAGGCCTACACCGGTTCCGGCGTCGGCAACCTCGGCTCGATCGAGGCGGTCCCCGAGCCGTACGGGGGCCAGCCCGCCTCGGCCGAGATCGTCGTACCTCCCCTCGCCACGCTCTGGTTCCGCCGCGCCTGA